The following proteins come from a genomic window of Pseudomonas cichorii:
- a CDS encoding heme lyase CcmF/NrfE family subunit: protein MIPELGHLAMILALCLSIVQAIVPLLGAWRGDRLWMGLARPAAWGQFSFLVFAFGCLTYAFMVDDFSVAYVAQNSNSALPWYYKFSAVWGAHEGSLLLWALILSGWTFAVSVFSRQLPQIMLARVLAVMGMISVGFLSFLILTSNPFSRILPQVPANGRDLNPLLQDIGLIVHPPMLYMGYVGFSVAFAFAIAALLGGRLDAAWARWSRPWTIVAWAFLGIGITLGSWWAYYELGWGGWWFWDPVENASFMPWLVGTALIHSLAVTEKRGVFKSWTVLLAIAAFSLSLLGTFLVRSGVLTSVHAFASDPERGVFILIFLLMVVGGSLTLFAVRAPVVKSQVGFGLWSRETLLLGNNLVLIVAASMILLGTLYPLVLDAVSGAKMSVGPPYFNALFVPLMGLLMVVMAVGVLVRWKDTPLKWLVSMLAPVLIGSAVLAVVAGFVLGDFHWAVMATFMLAAWVLLAGVRDLLDKTRHKGLLKGARGLSRSYWGMQLAHIGIAVCALGVVLSSQNSAERDLRLAPGESTELGGYQFVFEGARHYEGPNFTSDRGTVRVLQDGKVISTLHPEKRFYTVQQSMMTEAGIDAGFTRDLYVALGEPLGNGAWAVRVHVKPFVRWIWFGGLLTGLGGILAAMDRRYRVKVKNKVSDALGMTGAAV, encoded by the coding sequence ATGATTCCTGAACTCGGCCATCTGGCCATGATTCTGGCGCTGTGCCTGTCTATCGTGCAGGCCATCGTGCCGCTACTGGGGGCCTGGCGAGGCGACCGCCTCTGGATGGGGCTGGCGCGTCCCGCGGCCTGGGGGCAATTCAGCTTTCTGGTCTTTGCGTTCGGCTGCCTGACCTATGCCTTCATGGTCGACGATTTTTCGGTGGCCTACGTCGCGCAGAACTCCAACAGCGCCTTGCCCTGGTATTACAAGTTCAGTGCCGTCTGGGGTGCCCATGAAGGCTCCTTGCTGCTCTGGGCCTTGATTCTCAGCGGCTGGACCTTCGCCGTATCGGTCTTCTCCCGACAATTGCCGCAGATCATGCTGGCGCGGGTGCTGGCAGTGATGGGCATGATCAGCGTCGGCTTTCTGTCGTTCCTGATCCTGACCTCCAACCCGTTCTCGCGCATCCTGCCGCAGGTGCCGGCCAATGGCCGGGATCTCAACCCGTTGTTGCAGGACATCGGTCTGATCGTGCATCCGCCGATGCTGTATATGGGCTATGTCGGTTTCTCGGTGGCCTTCGCCTTTGCTATTGCAGCCTTGCTGGGCGGGCGCCTGGATGCGGCCTGGGCGCGCTGGTCGCGTCCCTGGACCATCGTCGCCTGGGCGTTTCTGGGGATCGGCATCACCCTGGGTTCCTGGTGGGCCTATTACGAACTGGGCTGGGGCGGCTGGTGGTTCTGGGATCCGGTAGAGAATGCCTCCTTTATGCCCTGGCTGGTGGGCACGGCGCTGATTCACTCGCTGGCGGTCACGGAAAAGCGCGGTGTCTTCAAAAGCTGGACAGTATTGCTGGCCATTGCAGCGTTTTCCCTGAGCCTGCTGGGGACCTTCCTGGTGCGCTCCGGCGTGCTGACCTCCGTGCATGCTTTCGCCTCCGATCCCGAGCGTGGCGTGTTCATTCTGATCTTTCTGCTGATGGTGGTCGGTGGCTCGCTGACGCTGTTCGCTGTCCGTGCCCCGGTGGTGAAAAGCCAGGTGGGCTTTGGCCTGTGGTCCCGCGAGACGCTGCTGCTGGGCAATAACCTGGTGCTGATCGTCGCGGCCTCCATGATTCTGCTCGGCACGCTCTATCCACTGGTGCTCGATGCCGTGAGCGGCGCCAAGATGTCCGTCGGCCCGCCGTACTTCAATGCGCTGTTCGTGCCGCTCATGGGGCTGTTGATGGTGGTGATGGCGGTCGGCGTGCTGGTGCGCTGGAAAGACACGCCACTCAAATGGCTGGTGAGCATGCTGGCACCGGTGCTGATCGGCAGTGCGGTCTTGGCGGTTGTTGCCGGTTTCGTGCTGGGGGATTTCCACTGGGCGGTGATGGCCACCTTCATGCTGGCGGCCTGGGTACTGCTGGCGGGTGTTCGGGACCTCCTGGACAAGACGCGCCACAAAGGTTTGCTCAAGGGCGCTCGCGGCCTGAGCCGCAGCTATTGGGGCATGCAATTGGCGCACATCGGGATTGCGGTCTGCGCCCTGGGTGTCGTGCTGTCGAGCCAGAACAGTGCCGAGCGGGATCTGCGTCTGGCCCCCGGCGAGTCCACCGAACTGGGCGGCTATCAGTTCGTGTTCGAGGGAGCCAGGCACTACGAAGGGCCGAATTTCACCTCGGATCGCGGCACTGTGCGGGTCTTGCAGGATGGCAAGGTCATTTCGACGCTGCACCCGGAAAAACGTTTCTACACCGTGCAGCAATCGATGATGACCGAGGCAGGTATCGACGCCGGCTTCACCCGCGATCTGTATGTCGCCCTTGGCGAGCCCTTGGGTAACGGCGCCTGGGCGGTGCGTGTCCACGTCAAACCGTTCGTGCGCTGGATCTGGTTCGGTGGCCTGCTGACCGGTCTTGGCGGCATTCTGGCAGCCATGGACAGGCGTTATCGGGTCAAGGTCAAAAACAAAGTGAGTGACGCGCTGGGCATGACGGGAGCCGCGGTATGA